Proteins encoded by one window of Phytohabitans houttuyneae:
- a CDS encoding carbohydrate ABC transporter permease has product MPRRRARVPAAVLLIAPSLVVMTALFAWPLLVGVSQAFSGPDGPTTSYVERMLDDPYFWPAVRNTALLVVVLVPLQFAFALTMALLLRERPRFAGVHFFIWVIPLAISDLAAGLVWLSVFADRGYLNSTLDRLGLDGYAWLSYENTTSMFLTVVVAELWRSTSLVLVIVVAGLQGIPKDYDEAAEVFGASYWQRLRHVVLPQLRPSLQVALILRTILALETFAVAQALTGRNLPLLVGETYEWYNVLQNPNVASAIALVVLAVSMLAAIGYLRLLRDRTVAR; this is encoded by the coding sequence ATGCCGCGTAGGAGAGCCCGCGTACCGGCGGCGGTGCTGCTCATCGCGCCGTCGCTGGTCGTGATGACCGCGCTGTTCGCCTGGCCGCTGCTCGTCGGCGTCAGCCAGGCGTTCAGCGGGCCGGACGGGCCGACGACGTCCTATGTGGAGCGGATGCTCGACGACCCGTACTTCTGGCCAGCCGTGCGCAACACCGCCCTGCTCGTCGTGGTGCTGGTGCCGCTGCAGTTCGCGTTCGCGCTCACGATGGCGCTGCTGCTGCGCGAGCGGCCGCGCTTCGCCGGCGTCCACTTCTTCATCTGGGTGATCCCCCTGGCCATCAGCGACCTCGCCGCCGGCCTCGTGTGGCTGTCGGTCTTCGCCGACCGCGGCTACCTCAACTCCACATTGGACCGGCTGGGGCTCGACGGGTACGCGTGGCTGTCGTACGAGAACACGACCTCGATGTTCCTCACCGTGGTTGTCGCCGAGCTGTGGCGCTCCACCTCGCTCGTGCTGGTCATCGTCGTCGCCGGCCTCCAGGGCATCCCGAAGGACTACGACGAGGCGGCCGAGGTCTTCGGCGCCTCGTACTGGCAGCGGCTGCGCCACGTCGTCCTCCCCCAGCTGCGGCCCAGCCTGCAGGTCGCGCTGATCCTGCGCACGATCCTGGCGCTGGAGACGTTCGCGGTGGCGCAGGCGCTGACCGGGCGCAACCTGCCGCTGCTCGTGGGCGAGACCTACGAGTGGTACAACGTGCTGCAGAACCCCAACGTCGCCAGCGCCATCGCGCTCGTCGTGCTGGCCGTGTCGATGCTCGCCGCGATCGGCTACCTGCGGCTGCTGCGCGACCGGACGGTGGCCCGATGA
- a CDS encoding carbohydrate ABC transporter permease produces the protein MNARRRGNRAAVQAACVAITLFMGVPLYLITLAALSSRDSLNRFPLPLLPTDPSTETMSTFLRSTGVTGGFINSVTVGLGTVVLALLVGVPAGYAVARYAFRGRDTYQLFLLLIRALPIVVLSVPLARIFLDVGMYDTTYAVMLIHTALALPTTVLITAAIFVGVSREQEEAAMIFGASAPQAFLRVVAPQALPGIAAAAMFAFMLSWNEVLGATVLTLNQRTLPAQVLTTLSDSPLAYRFAGGLALVLPAVVFIAVMRRYLLNMWGTTLR, from the coding sequence ATGAACGCCCGCCGTCGTGGCAACCGCGCCGCGGTCCAGGCGGCCTGCGTGGCGATCACCCTCTTCATGGGGGTACCGCTCTACCTGATCACACTCGCCGCACTGTCCAGCCGCGACTCGCTCAACCGCTTCCCGCTCCCGCTGCTGCCGACCGACCCGTCGACCGAGACGATGTCGACGTTCCTGCGCTCCACGGGCGTGACCGGCGGCTTCATCAACTCGGTGACCGTGGGGCTGGGGACCGTCGTGCTGGCGCTGCTCGTGGGCGTGCCGGCCGGGTACGCGGTGGCCCGGTACGCCTTCCGCGGCCGGGACACGTACCAGCTGTTCCTGCTGCTCATCCGCGCGCTGCCGATCGTCGTGCTGTCGGTGCCGCTGGCCCGGATCTTCCTGGACGTGGGCATGTACGACACGACATACGCCGTGATGCTCATCCACACCGCGCTGGCCCTGCCGACCACCGTGCTGATCACCGCGGCGATCTTCGTGGGCGTCTCCCGCGAGCAGGAGGAGGCCGCGATGATCTTCGGTGCCTCGGCCCCGCAGGCGTTCCTGCGCGTGGTGGCGCCGCAGGCGCTGCCGGGCATCGCGGCGGCGGCGATGTTCGCGTTCATGCTGTCGTGGAACGAGGTGCTCGGCGCCACCGTGCTGACCCTCAACCAGCGCACGCTGCCCGCGCAGGTGCTCACGACGCTGTCCGACTCGCCGCTGGCGTACCGCTTCGCCGGCGGCCTCGCCCTTGTCCTGCCGGCCGTGGTCTTCATCGCCGTGATGCGGCGCTATCTGCTGAACATGTGGGGGACGACACTGCGATGA
- a CDS encoding ABC transporter ATP-binding protein, with protein sequence MSAVVMESLVKTYASGGKRATDEVSLEVADGEFLVLVGPSGCGKTTLLRMVAGLETPDSGRVSIGGRDVTDLPARQRGLSMVFQSYAIFPHMKVRQNIGFGLTMRKVPRDEVERRVKHAAELLHLEEYLDRYPAQLSGGQRQRVAVARAIVVDADVLLMDEPLSNLDALLRLQFRAELKRIVGQLGTTTLYVTHDQAEAMSLGDRVAVMREGKVAQLGTPLAVYDRPADRFVGGFLGSPPMNFLTAHVRDGALAVGDATLPAPDELSTWEGRDVLVGVRAENIQVDASAQPGWVPAQIEVVEPTGAALLLTARLGDEQVKVQAPTTFPAEPDQHVYLRAAPESLRLYDPATGLALAT encoded by the coding sequence ATGAGTGCTGTGGTGATGGAAAGCCTCGTGAAGACGTACGCGTCGGGCGGCAAGCGCGCCACCGACGAGGTGTCGCTGGAGGTGGCCGACGGCGAGTTCCTCGTGCTCGTCGGGCCGAGCGGCTGCGGCAAGACCACGCTGCTGCGCATGGTGGCCGGGCTGGAGACGCCGGACAGCGGTCGGGTCAGCATCGGCGGGCGGGACGTCACCGACCTGCCGGCCCGCCAGCGCGGCCTGTCGATGGTCTTCCAGTCCTACGCGATCTTCCCGCACATGAAGGTGCGGCAGAACATCGGCTTCGGCCTCACGATGCGCAAGGTGCCCAGGGACGAGGTCGAGCGGCGGGTCAAGCACGCCGCGGAGCTGCTGCACCTGGAGGAGTACCTGGACCGCTACCCGGCCCAGCTCTCCGGCGGCCAGCGGCAGCGGGTCGCGGTGGCCCGCGCGATCGTGGTGGACGCGGACGTGCTGCTGATGGACGAGCCGCTGTCCAACCTGGACGCCCTGCTGCGGCTGCAGTTCCGCGCCGAGCTGAAGCGCATCGTCGGGCAGCTCGGCACCACCACGCTCTACGTGACGCACGACCAGGCCGAGGCCATGTCCCTCGGCGACCGGGTGGCGGTGATGCGCGAGGGCAAGGTGGCACAGCTGGGCACGCCGCTCGCGGTGTACGACCGTCCGGCCGACCGCTTCGTCGGCGGTTTCCTCGGCTCGCCCCCGATGAACTTCCTGACCGCCCATGTCCGCGACGGCGCCCTGGCGGTCGGCGACGCCACGCTGCCCGCCCCCGACGAGCTGTCCACGTGGGAGGGTCGCGACGTGCTGGTCGGCGTCCGCGCGGAAAACATCCAGGTCGACGCGTCCGCCCAGCCCGGCTGGGTGCCCGCGCAGATCGAGGTCGTCGAGCCCACCGGCGCGGCGCTGCTGCTGACCGCGAGGCTCGGCGACGAGCAGGTCAAGGTCCAGGCTCCCACCACGTTCCCGGCCGAGCCCGACCAGCACGTCTACCTGCGCGCCGCACCCGAGTCCCTGCGCCTGTACGACCCCGCGACCGGCCTCGCCCTCGCGACCTGA
- a CDS encoding TetR/AcrR family transcriptional regulator, with protein sequence MPRRTEAHLAARRRQILDAARTCFLRKGFHATSMQEVIEEAGLSVGAVYRYFRGKDEIIAAIAEDATDRVIGAFARVAADPAPVPLLEAMDRALASAEMETRPGGAFPLAVEVWAGAARDPALHTLMAARYAPMRDSFVTLARRARDRGELRPDADVAAVGAALFALVPGWAVQRLLTGEPERRTVVAGLRALLPPVDQGPGGRVGRRAAPRSP encoded by the coding sequence ATGCCACGCCGCACCGAAGCCCACCTCGCCGCCCGCCGGCGCCAGATCCTCGACGCCGCCCGGACGTGCTTCCTGCGCAAGGGGTTCCACGCCACGTCCATGCAGGAGGTGATCGAGGAGGCGGGGCTGTCTGTCGGCGCTGTGTACCGCTACTTCCGCGGCAAGGACGAGATCATCGCGGCGATTGCGGAGGACGCCACCGACCGGGTGATCGGCGCGTTCGCCCGGGTCGCGGCGGACCCGGCGCCGGTGCCGCTGCTGGAGGCGATGGACCGCGCGCTGGCCAGCGCCGAGATGGAGACCAGGCCGGGCGGCGCGTTCCCGCTGGCGGTCGAGGTGTGGGCCGGCGCCGCCCGCGACCCGGCGCTGCACACGCTGATGGCCGCGCGGTACGCGCCGATGCGGGACAGCTTCGTCACGCTCGCCCGCCGTGCCCGCGACCGCGGCGAGCTGCGACCCGACGCGGACGTGGCGGCCGTGGGGGCGGCGCTGTTCGCACTGGTGCCCGGGTGGGCGGTGCAGCGGCTGCTGACCGGCGAGCCCGAGCGCCGCACCGTGGTGGCCGGCCTTCGCGCGCTCCTCCCGCCTGTCGATCAGGGACCTGGTGGGCGTGTCGGGCGGCGCGCCGCGCCACGAAGTCCCTGA
- a CDS encoding GntR family transcriptional regulator: MTTPLLIVAVSRRLDADGPAGTPTHRTLADAATAQLHEAILAGDLAAGSALRLTDLAESLGMSMMPVREAIRRLESLGLVEVVPHKGAWVRELTLDDAHDTHEMRLLLEITAIERAAPRFTDRDTEKARAALDRHVSASQLGDQAAARQAHTDYHFAIYAAAGSRWLLRALEPVWQNSERYRFAGTRSPEAAAERHREHQAILAACMARDAVAAADALRVHIHNSRSRVIQKMTRLDDKDA, translated from the coding sequence GTGACAACTCCCCTTCTGATAGTTGCTGTTTCGAGGAGGCTCGATGCCGACGGGCCGGCCGGCACCCCCACCCACCGGACGCTCGCCGACGCCGCCACCGCGCAGCTGCACGAGGCGATCCTGGCCGGCGATCTCGCCGCCGGGTCTGCGTTGCGCCTCACGGATCTCGCTGAGAGCCTCGGCATGAGCATGATGCCGGTCCGCGAGGCGATCCGGCGGCTGGAGTCGCTCGGCCTCGTCGAGGTCGTGCCGCACAAGGGCGCGTGGGTGCGCGAGCTCACCCTCGACGACGCGCACGACACCCACGAGATGCGGCTGCTGCTGGAGATCACCGCGATCGAGCGGGCGGCGCCGCGGTTTACCGACCGCGACACCGAAAAGGCGCGCGCCGCGCTCGACCGCCACGTCAGCGCCAGCCAGCTCGGCGACCAGGCCGCGGCCCGGCAGGCGCACACCGACTACCACTTCGCGATCTACGCCGCGGCCGGCTCGCGCTGGCTGCTGCGGGCGCTGGAGCCGGTGTGGCAAAACAGCGAGCGGTACCGGTTCGCCGGCACCCGCAGCCCCGAGGCGGCCGCCGAGCGCCACCGCGAGCACCAGGCGATCCTCGCGGCGTGCATGGCCCGCGACGCGGTGGCCGCGGCCGACGCGCTGCGCGTGCACATCCACAACTCCCGCTCCCGCGTCATCCAGAAGATGACCCGGCTGGACGACAAGGACGCGTAG
- a CDS encoding cupin, with the protein MTEQQPELGPVGYRIILENDLVRVWQVMLGPGETQALHHHEHPYLVIAVEGAINLVETVDGQLRDAPEPTGSVVFRPAGDTHTLTNVGETRYVARIVELKTA; encoded by the coding sequence GTGACGGAGCAGCAGCCCGAGCTCGGACCGGTCGGATACCGCATCATCCTGGAAAACGACCTGGTGCGGGTGTGGCAGGTCATGCTGGGCCCGGGCGAGACGCAGGCGCTGCACCACCACGAGCACCCGTACCTGGTGATCGCCGTCGAGGGCGCCATCAACCTCGTCGAGACCGTCGACGGCCAGCTGCGCGACGCCCCCGAGCCGACCGGCAGCGTCGTCTTCCGCCCCGCCGGCGACACCCACACCCTGACCAACGTCGGCGAAACCCGCTACGTGGCCCGCATAGTCGAGCTCAAGACCGCTTAG
- a CDS encoding carboxymuconolactone decarboxylase family protein gives MEEPYPPKIEALFARMIPPGLPPLRVLRTMARNRQMAHAMTEWMGYELSTALSVDLRAREIIIGRTCALCGCEYQWGLHMAVWSERARFTEAQMGSIAHGSSADACWDEPRDRLLMELAEQLHHDSDVDDRLWADLLVYFDEGQLLDLLALCGWYHAVSFIVRAARVEPEPGLTRFEDVAAPSQVDR, from the coding sequence GTGGAGGAGCCGTATCCACCGAAGATCGAGGCCCTGTTCGCGCGCATGATCCCGCCAGGGCTGCCGCCTTTGCGGGTGCTGCGCACCATGGCCCGCAACCGCCAGATGGCGCATGCCATGACCGAGTGGATGGGGTACGAGCTGAGCACCGCCCTCAGCGTCGACCTGCGGGCTCGCGAGATCATCATCGGGCGGACCTGCGCGCTGTGCGGATGCGAGTACCAGTGGGGCCTGCACATGGCCGTCTGGTCGGAGCGGGCCCGCTTCACCGAGGCGCAGATGGGCTCGATCGCGCACGGCTCCAGCGCGGACGCCTGCTGGGACGAGCCCCGCGACCGCCTGCTGATGGAGCTCGCCGAGCAGCTCCACCACGACTCCGATGTGGACGACCGGCTCTGGGCCGACCTGCTCGTGTACTTCGACGAGGGGCAGCTGCTGGACCTGCTGGCCCTCTGCGGCTGGTATCACGCGGTCAGCTTCATCGTGCGCGCCGCCCGCGTGGAGCCCGAGCCCGGGCTGACTCGCTTCGAGGACGTCGCAGCCCCGTCGCAGGTCGACCGCTAG
- a CDS encoding MmcQ/YjbR family DNA-binding protein: protein MASWEDVRRLALELPETDEHESGEGHLTWRVKEKGFVWERPLRKSDLAALGDAAPDGPVLCARVPDEGAKHALIADDPAVYFTTPHFNGYPAVLVRLDHIEVAELEELVVEAWLTRAPKRLAKEYQAGSGT, encoded by the coding sequence ATGGCGAGCTGGGAGGACGTGCGGCGGCTGGCGCTGGAGCTGCCGGAGACCGACGAGCACGAGTCCGGCGAAGGGCACCTGACCTGGCGGGTGAAGGAGAAGGGCTTCGTCTGGGAGCGGCCGCTGCGCAAGAGCGACCTGGCCGCGCTCGGCGACGCCGCCCCGGACGGTCCGGTCCTCTGTGCACGCGTGCCCGACGAGGGCGCCAAGCACGCGCTGATCGCGGACGACCCGGCGGTGTACTTCACGACGCCGCACTTCAACGGCTACCCGGCCGTGCTCGTCCGGCTCGACCACATCGAGGTGGCCGAGCTGGAGGAGCTGGTGGTGGAGGCGTGGCTGACCCGGGCGCCAAAGCGCCTGGCCAAGGAGTATCAGGCGGGTTCCGGAACGTAG
- a CDS encoding SRPBCC family protein encodes MTDVLDELAATHREVGKGPLPAGEGDAIVLRRHYDADVEDVWDAITTPERVGRWFLPVSGDLRLGGTYQLEGNAAGEILQCQPPRLLRVSWLYGEDAQRGTSEVEVRLSPGAGGGTDFALTHTAIVDEEFMATYGPGATGVGWDLALMGLAQHLVGAEIKDASEFEASPEAREFSRRSAAAWGEAHLASGAEPERVAAAVEATTKFYVPEPA; translated from the coding sequence ATGACGGACGTACTCGACGAGCTCGCCGCCACGCACCGCGAAGTGGGGAAGGGGCCGCTCCCGGCCGGCGAGGGCGACGCCATCGTGCTGCGACGCCACTACGACGCGGACGTCGAGGACGTCTGGGACGCCATCACCACCCCGGAGCGGGTGGGCCGGTGGTTCCTGCCGGTGAGTGGTGACCTGCGGCTGGGCGGCACGTACCAACTGGAGGGCAACGCCGCCGGCGAGATCCTCCAGTGCCAGCCGCCGCGCCTGCTGCGGGTCTCGTGGCTCTACGGCGAGGACGCCCAGCGGGGTACCAGCGAGGTCGAGGTGCGGCTCTCGCCCGGCGCCGGCGGCGGCACCGACTTCGCGCTGACGCACACGGCGATCGTCGACGAGGAGTTCATGGCGACGTACGGGCCGGGCGCCACCGGCGTGGGCTGGGACCTCGCCCTCATGGGCCTCGCGCAGCACCTGGTCGGCGCCGAGATCAAGGACGCGAGCGAGTTCGAGGCGTCGCCGGAGGCCCGCGAGTTCAGCCGGCGCAGCGCCGCGGCGTGGGGTGAGGCCCACCTGGCCTCGGGCGCCGAGCCGGAGCGGGTGGCGGCGGCCGTGGAGGCCACGACCAAGTTCTACGTTCCGGAACCCGCCTGA
- a CDS encoding VOC family protein, which yields MFGSTTAFSGFSVDDIPAAKAFYADTLGLRVTEEHGMLTLHIDGGGDILVYPKENHTPATFTILNFPVDDIDKAVDGLAARGVSMTRYDGFPQDEKGISRGEGPLIAWFTDPAGNVLSVLQGS from the coding sequence ATGTTCGGGAGCACGACGGCGTTCAGCGGCTTCTCGGTCGACGACATCCCGGCCGCGAAGGCGTTCTACGCCGACACGCTCGGCCTGCGGGTCACGGAGGAACACGGCATGCTCACGCTGCACATCGACGGCGGCGGTGACATCCTCGTGTACCCGAAGGAGAACCACACCCCGGCGACGTTCACAATCCTGAACTTCCCGGTCGACGACATCGACAAGGCCGTGGACGGGCTGGCCGCCCGCGGCGTGTCCATGACGCGCTACGACGGTTTCCCGCAGGACGAGAAGGGCATCAGTCGGGGCGAAGGCCCGCTGATCGCGTGGTTCACCGACCCGGCTGGCAATGTCCTCTCGGTGTTGCAAGGGTCTTGA
- a CDS encoding pre-peptidase C-terminal domain-containing protein, producing the protein MRRTIAMVAACLLAAVTIAPGGASARAKPDVDTKKALSNGLQVAPKATAKSKTANAKPAGANPYLSLLPDPAAADLSGWDRYLAAKGKERAKARTTQQKALAVQPLLVDEDEPVGVRGSNDTAATAQRVPGFGTNTGQNPKARVLGTLSPERVTAVDTEPNAEDDGSIPLAGETGIGETVDGITTTGVVGDGPHGSAGSGSGDFDVYKLTAQANESLTVDIDTPTGSELDSILLLFDAEGELIATADDDGDSLDSLLTFQFSEAGDYYLFVTGFLTLPNDPFDSASGTGAETEGPYGVTITVGAADVDFFAVRLRKGDVLGATVTGAATLLSVWDTVPREVQGSAQDASYLFPATTPLPGGGNAVVDHVAEKAGWHYVAVSSGGGSYDITVEAYRPALESEAPPVQTLFLDFDGARLNTAIFGGPGVRTLSPFSAFLGRWGLTRADEDAVIDAVLATVEENLKTDLVASGLNGRFRIQIKNSRDHRDTFGQTNVSRIVVGGTIDESGIPTIGVAQTIDPGNFETEESALVLLDVLSDPAGDDASLNTYITPASDKVAFVGRALGNVIAHEAGHFFGDWHVDQFNDVPNLMDQGGNFPVMFAVGPDNIGGTGDDIDVDFGEDEFNPGEGFTGTEDTQSRVVLGVTS; encoded by the coding sequence ATGCGTCGAACCATCGCGATGGTTGCTGCCTGCTTACTGGCGGCGGTCACGATCGCACCGGGCGGTGCGTCCGCGCGGGCGAAACCGGACGTGGACACCAAGAAAGCACTCTCGAACGGGCTCCAGGTCGCCCCCAAGGCGACCGCGAAGAGCAAGACGGCGAACGCCAAACCGGCGGGCGCCAACCCTTACCTTTCGCTGCTGCCAGACCCCGCCGCGGCGGACCTGTCCGGCTGGGACCGTTACCTGGCAGCGAAGGGCAAGGAGCGGGCCAAGGCGCGCACCACCCAGCAGAAGGCCCTGGCCGTCCAGCCGCTCCTCGTCGACGAGGACGAGCCGGTCGGCGTGCGCGGCTCCAACGACACCGCCGCCACCGCGCAGCGCGTGCCGGGCTTCGGGACGAACACCGGCCAGAACCCCAAGGCCCGCGTGCTCGGCACCCTCTCGCCCGAGCGTGTGACCGCCGTCGACACCGAGCCGAACGCGGAGGACGACGGCTCGATCCCCCTCGCCGGCGAGACCGGCATCGGCGAGACCGTCGACGGCATCACGACGACCGGCGTCGTGGGTGACGGTCCGCACGGCAGCGCGGGCTCGGGCTCGGGCGACTTCGACGTGTACAAGCTGACCGCGCAGGCCAACGAGAGCCTCACGGTCGACATCGACACCCCCACCGGCAGCGAGCTCGACTCGATCCTGCTGCTGTTCGACGCCGAGGGCGAGCTGATCGCCACCGCGGACGACGACGGCGACAGCCTCGACAGCCTGCTGACGTTCCAGTTCAGCGAGGCGGGCGACTACTACCTGTTCGTCACCGGCTTCCTGACCCTGCCGAACGACCCGTTCGACTCCGCCAGCGGCACCGGCGCCGAGACCGAGGGCCCGTACGGCGTCACGATCACCGTCGGCGCGGCGGACGTCGACTTCTTCGCGGTGCGCCTGCGCAAGGGTGACGTGCTCGGCGCGACCGTGACCGGCGCCGCGACGCTGCTGTCCGTGTGGGACACGGTGCCGCGCGAGGTGCAGGGCTCGGCGCAGGACGCCTCGTACCTCTTCCCCGCCACCACCCCGCTTCCCGGCGGCGGCAACGCGGTGGTCGACCACGTGGCCGAGAAGGCAGGCTGGCACTACGTCGCGGTCTCCTCCGGCGGCGGCTCGTACGACATCACCGTCGAGGCGTACCGGCCGGCGCTGGAGAGCGAGGCACCCCCGGTGCAGACGCTCTTCCTGGACTTCGACGGCGCGCGGCTCAACACCGCCATCTTCGGCGGTCCGGGCGTGCGGACGCTGAGCCCGTTCAGCGCGTTCCTCGGCCGGTGGGGCCTGACCCGCGCCGACGAGGACGCGGTGATCGACGCCGTGCTCGCCACCGTCGAGGAGAACCTCAAGACGGACCTTGTGGCCAGCGGCCTCAACGGGCGCTTCCGGATCCAGATCAAGAACAGCCGCGACCACCGCGACACGTTCGGCCAGACGAACGTGAGCCGCATCGTCGTCGGCGGCACGATCGACGAGTCCGGCATCCCCACGATCGGCGTCGCGCAGACCATCGACCCCGGCAACTTCGAGACCGAGGAGAGCGCGCTGGTCCTGCTCGACGTGCTGAGCGACCCGGCCGGCGACGACGCCTCGCTGAACACGTACATCACGCCGGCCAGCGACAAGGTGGCCTTCGTCGGGCGCGCGCTCGGCAACGTGATCGCGCACGAGGCGGGGCACTTCTTCGGCGACTGGCACGTCGACCAGTTCAACGACGTCCCGAACCTCATGGACCAGGGCGGCAACTTCCCGGTCATGTTCGCGGTGGGTCCGGACAACATCGGCGGTACCGGTGACGACATCGACGTGGACTTCGGCGAGGACGAGTTCAACCCCGGTGAGGGCTTCACCGGCACGGAGGACACGCAGAGCCGCGTCGTGCTCGGCGTGACCAGCTAG